From Bdellovibrionales bacterium:
CGCTGATTTGATAAACCAAGAGTTTTGAGGATCGCAATATCGCGTTTCTTTTGCGACATCAGAAGGGCTAAGACCGACAAGATGGAACTTGCCGCGATCAAACCCGCGAGCCCCAGGAACACGCCGATAATAATTTTCTCGAGGCGCAACGCAAAGAACAAAACGGAGTTTCGGTCCATCCAGGTCTCAGCAATCACGTCGGAAAATTTTTCGACCTCTTTTTTGAGGTCGTTCAAGTTCTTGCCTTCCGGAGTCCACACTTCGATACCGACTTTGCGGCTCGCAGCTCCCGCCAACGTGTTGAGCGTCATGTTTCTTTGGTAAAACACAAACTGCGAATCAAGATCCGCCAGGTTCGTTGAAATGATTTTACTGACGCGAACTTTTTCAAACTTCGGAGATTCTCCCGGAGGCAGCAACAGGCCTTCGGGCGGCACGACCGTCAGGAAGTCGCCCTCAAATACGCCGAGGGAGCGTGCCAGGTCCACACCGACAACGACTTCGCCTTTGCCGGGAAGCTCTTCGGGTCTCCAAAATTGAACATTGTCGTGGCGTTTTTTCTCTTCCATCTGGTGGATTTGCTCGACCATGAACTTCAAGCTCTCGGCACTGACTCCGCGGGCGATAGCACCATGGAACTGCCCATCCATCGTGCGCAAAATCACGTCCTGAGTTTCATAGACATAGGCTTTATTCAGAGGGTTTTCTTTGAGGCGCTGAAAAACCGGGTGGAGCTCAAGAGTCGATCCACGGTTCACACCGTTCACTGTGACATAGAGATGCGGTTCGAGCGCAAGGATGCGTTTATGGATGCTCGCATTCATGCCATTCATAACAAATAGAACGACAAGGAAGGCGGTCACACTGAGAGCAATAGCTCCCACAGAGAGCCACGCGAGGCGTTTTACCAGCGCTCCCGCACGTTTTGAGAAGATAAAATGACTGAAGAAATCCCGAACGAGCATCGCTCTTATTCTGAAGTCAAAGAGGGGTCTTTTCAACTAAAGTGAAACGACCGCCCGCGCTAATCGGGTGCAAGGCAGGCGTTTTTCCGCCCCTGACTGACTTTTTGACGTTCTCAAGCTTGTGCCCCCTGGTTTATGTGCCTTTTATGGTGGCACAGGCTGTGCTTTAGAGTTTCCCGAACTAAACATAAATACAACCCCTCTTTAAGGAGAGACCCCATGAAAAAAATCGTAATGACAATGGCCCTTGTTCTTTCAGCTTCTTCTGCATTTGCGGACCAGTGTGCGTACATCACAAAAGATCAAGCAGCTAAAGCGGTTACGACATTGTTGAACGCTCAGAAGATCCAATCGCTTTGTGAGCCTTGCGGTGAAGTACGCGCAACGAGCGTAAAATCAGTGAACACGATCGCCATCAGATCTACAGGCGTTGATAACACCGTAGAAATCACCCTTGATGGCAAAGGTATCGACCTTGCTTACACATACGTCAACGGTGTGAACTTGGCATTGACATCTTCATGCCCAGCCGAAGGCGTAAGACCTTCAATCAAATAATCTGTTTTTGCGGACACCCAAAAAAGGGACTGAGCAATCAGTCCCTTTTTTTTGGCAAGAATGAAGCTCCCCCCAGAGGCATGCCGACGGCCGCTGAAACACCTCAGCCCTTCGCAGAGTTCCGCCGACCTCCAAAAACAGCACCAGAATCTCACCGAGCCTCGCCTAACGGCTCCCAACGAACCTTCCCCTGATCAGACCGAATAATAGCAACCCACGTCTTTGAAGTACGCCACCTCGGCACGCAAGGAATGAATCCCAAACCAACCTCATATCAAACCAATAAGATCTCATCCGGAAAAGCGACCTGGTACCTTTTCACCGATCCCAAAAATATGCAAATTGCCCCCACAGAACCTGACACCTCTCCCCTCCAAAAATATTTGAATCACCTCCCCCACATACCTCACCTGGCCGACCACGATGGTCGGACAGCCCCGTTCTCACGGACGGATGGCCCACGCGAAGTAAGCGACTGGGCGAGCACGCAAGTCTCATCGCACATCACGGAAAAATTGAAACTCTCACCAGGTTTCTTAAAGAGCTTATGAGTTCAAATAATCACGTAGATAGAAGAAAGAAATATAATAGAGAAATAGAAGAAAGATATAGAAAATAGAAAGAAGAGAGAGAGGTAGAAACCTTAAATCTTCTTATAAATCATTTACTTAACACTAATTCTATTGACCAACTATAAGCAAATAATTATATTGCCCTCGAATGAAGAAATCCTCCTCTCCACTTTTTGATTATCATGACTCTGGTACTACAAAACGTAAGTACGGAAGAACCACTCATGGGGGAGTTGAATCAAAAGGAAGAAGAAAAGAGTATCGACCACTTTCAGAAAAGAAATGGATCCATCTCACACTAAAATCTTCTAAAGCAAAAGGCCCATGGAGCTTCCTAACTCCAAAGAACCAACAAATCATCCGCGAGATCCTTAAATCCAAATCAAAAAAATGGGGCGTACAAATCGCTGAAGTCATCAACGTCGGTAATCACCTTCACATTAAGCTTAAATTTAAATACCGCGAGGGCTTTCAAAACTTCCTAAGATCCGTAACAGCACTCATCGCAAGAAAAATCACCAACGCTCGCCGTGGGTATAAGATTACAGGTCAGCAAATCTCAGCTCAAACAAACTCAATGCAAGGTAAAGCCAATAAAGCGGCAAACAAAACCCCATCAGAAAACAAGTTCTGGCAGGGCCTCGCCTTCACTCGCGTGATCAAAACCCGCATCGAAGAACTTCAGCTCCGTGGCTACTTCAAAGCCAACCGCCTTCAAGCCGCCAAAGGCCAGAAAGCCCGCGAGGAGTACTTACAGAAATTCAACGACTGGATCACCCGAATGCGGCAAGGGACTGCGTAAGCGCCGAGGCCGTGTGGGAGGCGAGGCGGACGGAGGCCGCCGGCGATTCGTGGGGGTGCGAGCTTCGGGGCTCGCTCCTATTATTTCGTTGGTTCAGGTGAAGCTGGCTTGCGATTTTTTGCGGCTTCTTTGGCTGCTGTGGCCGCTTCTTCTTCGCGGACTTCTTGGACACTGCCGCGGATAAACATGCTCTTCTGCATGGCTTTTAACATCACCACAGTCTCATTCAAGGCTTCCACGGCGCGCTTCGTGGCCTGTGGCAGCTCCGGTCCTACGGCATTCAGCGCCGGGCCCAGTACACGGAAGTCTTTGGTCAGACCCGCCAAATTTTTGCTCATCTCCGCGACGTCCTTCGCAAGCTCAGGATTTGCGCGGTTCAGTTCTGGCAAGATATTGTTGAGCTCTTGCGTTGTCACTGCCAAGTTGCTCACCACGTTTTGCAAGTTACCCTTGTAAGTCGCCTGACGGCTCAACTTCGTCATCTCATTGGCCATAATTTCGATATTTGCCAACAGCGGATCCAAACGGTCAAAAATACGCACCAATGATTGCGTACGATCTTTGCTCGTCAGAGCCTCCACCATGTGAGCCAAGTTTTCCAAAGTCGTGCTGAGCTTTGCCAAGTTGCTGCCCAGGGCCTTTCCGCTCAACAAGGTCATGATATCCATCGTCTCAGCCGATGCCAAAGACTGATGCTGAGGCATCTCCGGAGAAAGCTCCGAGCCCACCGTCACTTCAAGGACACGGTCGCCGATGATGAAAGGACGAATCAACGACGCCATACTGTCACGACGGATGCGCGGCTGGAATTTATCCAACACATAGAAACTCACTTTGATCTTATTGTCTGCTTGAAGCTCCACATCTTCAACGGCGCCGGCACGAAGACCCGCCATCTGCACGATGGTGCCTGGATGAACCCCGTCAGCGACTTCAAACGTTGTTGAATAGTAACTCTTCGTTGCAAACCAGCCCTGTTTAACCGCAACACTGACGGCTGTGAGGAGAACTCCGCCGACTGCTGCCAGAACAAACGCACCGGCCACTCGTTCATATTTATTGAACTTGTGCTTCATAGGTGAACTACCTTCTTCTCGTGATCCACTGTCTGCTGATAGATCTGTCCGTCATCGATATGGATAATTTGATAGTTAAAAAGACTCATATACTTTTCATCGTAAGAACTCATAAAGATATGCTTCGCAAAGCCGTCTTTACGCATTTGATGGATATAGTCCACAAAAGTGTACAGTGTATCTTGACCAAGCCCCACCGAGGGATCATCCATCACGAGAACTTGTGGTTGCATCACCAAAGCGCGTAGCAAACACGCCAGTTTTCGGACTCGGCCCGGAATATGCGCCGGTCTTTCGTTTGCAAATTTACCGATGTCGAATGTTTTAATGATCGACTCAACACGGGCTTTAGCTTCTTTCATTGGGATGAGTTTATGATACGCCAGTGGCAGCATTAAATTATCATACACCGTTTGATTACTAATCAATCCGCCGTAATCAAACGTGTAGCCGATCGCCAAACGATAAGGCAGAAATTCCTCAAACGACATCTCAAGAACGTTTTGATCGTTGATATAGAAAAAACCCGACTGCGGCACAAGCAGACCTGCAAGAACTTGCAAAAGACTCGACTTCCCCTGCCCTTCGGTGCCTTTCACCCAAACAACTTCATTCATTGGAAATTCAAAATCCGCATTTTGCAAAAGCGGAGACTGTCCCTCATGAGCAAAGGTCACATGTTCAAACTTAATAGTATCAATTTTTCCAATGCGATCTTGCTTATCCATTTAGACAACTCCTAGGCTCTGCAACTGGTTCAAATAGAACAACGTCGTGACCGTGAGATTGAAAACAATCACGTAGATCACGCTATTGACCACAGCTTGTGTGGTGACTTGTGGCACTTCATGAGGACTTTTCTTCACCGAAAGACCTTGATAACAGGAAACAACGAAAATAATCATTCCGCTAAAACTGTTCTTCGCAAAGAAAATCAAAACGTCTTCCTTCGCGAAAGCTCTCATGAGTGAATCCATATAGAAAGAAAACGGCATATCTTGCATAAACTTGGTGATAAAAAAACCACCTATCAAAGCCAATACGTTAAAGTAAAAGGCCAGACACACCACACTGATCACGCCGCCCAACACGCGGGGGAAAACAATGTAGCTCAGAGGATTAATTCCAAGACTTTCAAGAGCCTCAATTTCGCGATTGGCGCGCATATTGCCGATTTCACTGGCGACGGCTGTTCCTGAACGGGCAATCACCACCAGAGCAACAAGCAAAGGGCCTGCTTCACGCATCACCACAGCGATCAGGAAGTTTCCGATCATCTGTGTACCGCCAAGCAAACTTAAATTCGTCATGGACTGAAGAACGACCACACTGCCCGTGGCTAGTGCCATCACAGAAACCAGCGGCAAAGCCTGCCAGCCAGTGAAATAGATTTGTGCCGAGATCACGCTGACGATGGTGCGAAAGCCTTGAGCTTGATCAAGAACGGCCGCTCTCATTGACAGGTATACCATCAACAAGACACGCAAAGTATATTCAATATTTTTTGTTACGAACTGCCCGAGAGCGCACACTCTGGCATCGATCGCTGCCCATAAACTTCCCATGTTTTTTTATCGGATTTGCCACTAAAAAAACACACGGACCTAGGTCCTTTAGTAGGCCCACAGCGAATAAAAAAGTGATTTTAGTGCTTCAAAACCTGCTTCGACAAAACCGACCTCATATCGACCTGCAACAACAGCGTGTTTAAAGATCTCAATATTCTCCGGGAACGCCCCTCTAAAGGTCTTGTAAGAGCGATGCATGTGAAGCCGAGACGTGACCAAAATGATATCGCGGCAGCGAAGAGCTTCAACGATACTCAAACTCTGCTGAGCATTTCCATAGGTGGTTTCAGAGCGTTTCTCGATGACGACGTCGTCTTCTTTGAGGTTTCCGTAGAAGCTCCACACCGGCATGATTTCACGCAGCCGCGAGTTTGGATTCACACCCGAGATAATTAATTTTTTAACGTTTTGATTTGCGAGGAGATCAAAGCCCTCGCGGACCCTGCCCGCGCCGCCCGTCAGTACGACGGCACAGTCGGCATTTTGAGATTTCGTCCAATTCACCACCGGTTCGTCGATGACGTCGCGGTATTCAGCACTGAAACGAAAGACCACCGCCAGAGCGAGAATGAGCAAGGCCCAAAAAGTTCTTTTACGAAAAAAAGATTTGGGCTTTGGGGCTTCCGGCGGCTGCATAGAAAGAACCTACTAGCGATGAGCCAAGACTTCGATTTCTACGTTCACACCTTTTGGCAACGCTGCCACAGCTACAGTTGAACGAGCCGGTGGGTTTGTCGCAAAAGATTTGCCGTAGATTTCATTCACAGTCGCGAAATCAGACATGTTCGTCAAAAAGATCGTCGTCTTTACAACGTTGCTGAAGTTCATGTCAGCGGCTTTCAAAACGCCTTCGATGTTTTTGATAACCATCTCAGTTTGAGTTTTGATATCGCCAGTGAAAACTTCATTTGTTTTTGGATCGATAGGAATCTGACCAGAGCAGAACAAGAAAGAATCCATGAGAACTGCTTGAGAGTAAGGGCCGATCGCTTTAGGAGCACTGTCTGTAGAAATAATTTTTTTCATGTTTCAAATCCTCTTAGAAAAACTTTTAGAAATAGAAAGTCACAGCCGCTTGCATAGGTGTGTCGCCGACAGTTCTGAAGCGAACGTCTTTCAAAGACACAACGCCCACGCCCCCTTGGAAACTCAAGCTCAAGTTCTCAAGACCAGCGAAGAAGAACTCCGCTCCGAAAAGACCGCTCAAGTAGAATCCGGACTGCTTATCGCCCGATACTTCACGGTTGATCAAACCGAGTTCGCCACCCATGGTGAAGTTCAGGTTGTCTTCTTTGAAAACGATCCGACGAACGCCGCCGCTCAAAGCAAAGCGCGAGTTGTCTTTTTCAGTGTCGATTGCCAAACCGCCGGTCAAACCGATCTCTGTCGTTGGCCAATAGTTCACAGACAAAGCTGGAATGTTGATAGAAGTATCGTTTTTCACACCGATACCGAGGCGGTTCACAAGTTCCTTCGCTGAAGCAACATTGGCAAACGCAGTCAAACCCACGAAAATGCTTAGAATAGCAGCTGAAAAGCGCATAAGTTTCTCCTTAAACAGCTGCATATTAAAGTCGACAATCATGCGAAAATTCAAGCGTAATCAAAATATGCCCAAAAAATGGGCCCTATTTGAGAAATACCGAGTCATGCGACACTTAAAAGCGCGTTATTCATCATCCAGGGATATTCGTAAAAGCGTCAGGCCCTGCAACCCAGGGCCTTTTTTATTTCTGCAAGTGCTTGATTCTAGGGGCTTATCTTCGTCAGCCAGCTTCAGTGGGAGTTTTTGCCAGATCCTTT
This genomic window contains:
- a CDS encoding MCE family protein — translated: MKHKFNKYERVAGAFVLAAVGGVLLTAVSVAVKQGWFATKSYYSTTFEVADGVHPGTIVQMAGLRAGAVEDVELQADNKIKVSFYVLDKFQPRIRRDSMASLIRPFIIGDRVLEVTVGSELSPEMPQHQSLASAETMDIMTLLSGKALGSNLAKLSTTLENLAHMVEALTSKDRTQSLVRIFDRLDPLLANIEIMANEMTKLSRQATYKGNLQNVVSNLAVTTQELNNILPELNRANPELAKDVAEMSKNLAGLTKDFRVLGPALNAVGPELPQATKRAVEALNETVVMLKAMQKSMFIRGSVQEVREEEAATAAKEAAKNRKPASPEPTK
- a CDS encoding FtsX-like permease family protein → MLVRDFFSHFIFSKRAGALVKRLAWLSVGAIALSVTAFLVVLFVMNGMNASIHKRILALEPHLYVTVNGVNRGSTLELHPVFQRLKENPLNKAYVYETQDVILRTMDGQFHGAIARGVSAESLKFMVEQIHQMEEKKRHDNVQFWRPEELPGKGEVVVGVDLARSLGVFEGDFLTVVPPEGLLLPPGESPKFEKVRVSKIISTNLADLDSQFVFYQRNMTLNTLAGAASRKVGIEVWTPEGKNLNDLKKEVEKFSDVIAETWMDRNSVLFFALRLEKIIIGVFLGLAGLIAASSILSVLALLMSQKKRDIAILKTLGLSNQRTVKIFTQMGMMLAAFGLIPGLVLGTGISYYIEKNPVNILPDIYYDSQIPALVDPWLIWGVLIVGFFVCLGGAWYPARTSSEIEPAQALRIKN
- a CDS encoding YdcF family protein, translating into MQPPEAPKPKSFFRKRTFWALLILALAVVFRFSAEYRDVIDEPVVNWTKSQNADCAVVLTGGAGRVREGFDLLANQNVKKLIISGVNPNSRLREIMPVWSFYGNLKEDDVVIEKRSETTYGNAQQSLSIVEALRCRDIILVTSRLHMHRSYKTFRGAFPENIEIFKHAVVAGRYEVGFVEAGFEALKSLFYSLWAY
- a CDS encoding ATP-binding cassette domain-containing protein; the encoded protein is MDKQDRIGKIDTIKFEHVTFAHEGQSPLLQNADFEFPMNEVVWVKGTEGQGKSSLLQVLAGLLVPQSGFFYINDQNVLEMSFEEFLPYRLAIGYTFDYGGLISNQTVYDNLMLPLAYHKLIPMKEAKARVESIIKTFDIGKFANERPAHIPGRVRKLACLLRALVMQPQVLVMDDPSVGLGQDTLYTFVDYIHQMRKDGFAKHIFMSSYDEKYMSLFNYQIIHIDDGQIYQQTVDHEKKVVHL
- a CDS encoding RidA family protein gives rise to the protein MKKIISTDSAPKAIGPYSQAVLMDSFLFCSGQIPIDPKTNEVFTGDIKTQTEMVIKNIEGVLKAADMNFSNVVKTTIFLTNMSDFATVNEIYGKSFATNPPARSTVAVAALPKGVNVEIEVLAHR
- a CDS encoding ABC transporter permease, encoding MGSLWAAIDARVCALGQFVTKNIEYTLRVLLMVYLSMRAAVLDQAQGFRTIVSVISAQIYFTGWQALPLVSVMALATGSVVVLQSMTNLSLLGGTQMIGNFLIAVVMREAGPLLVALVVIARSGTAVASEIGNMRANREIEALESLGINPLSYIVFPRVLGGVISVVCLAFYFNVLALIGGFFITKFMQDMPFSFYMDSLMRAFAKEDVLIFFAKNSFSGMIIFVVSCYQGLSVKKSPHEVPQVTTQAVVNSVIYVIVFNLTVTTLFYLNQLQSLGVV
- a CDS encoding organic solvent tolerance protein → MRFSAAILSIFVGLTAFANVASAKELVNRLGIGVKNDTSINIPALSVNYWPTTEIGLTGGLAIDTEKDNSRFALSGGVRRIVFKEDNLNFTMGGELGLINREVSGDKQSGFYLSGLFGAEFFFAGLENLSLSFQGGVGVVSLKDVRFRTVGDTPMQAAVTFYF